A section of the Camelus dromedarius isolate mCamDro1 chromosome 14, mCamDro1.pat, whole genome shotgun sequence genome encodes:
- the TRAPPC3 gene encoding trafficking protein particle complex subunit 3 isoform X1 has product MSRQANRGTESKKMSSELFTLTYGALVTQLCKDYENDEDVNKQLDKMGYNIGVRLIEDFLARSNVGRCHDFRETADVIAKVAFKMYLGITPSITNWSPAGDEFSLILENNPLVDFVELPDNHSSLIYSNLLCGVLRGALEMVQMAVEAKFVQDTLKGDGVTEIRMRFIRRIEDNLPAGEE; this is encoded by the exons ATGTCGAGGCAGGCAAACCGTGGCACCGAGAGCAAGAAAATG AGCTCTGAGCTCTTCACCCTGACCTATGGGGCTTTAGTCACCCAGCTGTGCAAGGACTATGAAAATGATGAAGATGTGAATAAACAGCTGGACAAAAT GGGCTATAACATTGGAGTCCGACTGATTGAGGATTTCTTGGCACGGTCAAATGTTGGGAGGTGCCATGACTTTCGAGAAACTGCAGATGTCATTGCCAAG GTGGCCTTCAAGATGTACTTGGGCATCACTCCAAGCATCACCAATTGGAGCCCAGCTGGTGACGAATTCTccctcattttggaaaataatccCTTGGTGGACTTTGTGGAACTTCCTGATAACCACTCATCCCTTATTTATTCCAATCTCTTGTGTGGGGTCTTGCGGGGAGCCTTGGAGATG GTCCAGATGGCTGTGGAAGCCAAGTTTGTCCAGGACACCCTGAAAGGAGACGGTGTGACAGAAATCCGGATGAGGTTCATCAGGCGGATTGAGGACAACCTCCCAGCTGGAGAGGAATGA
- the TRAPPC3 gene encoding trafficking protein particle complex subunit 3 isoform X2: MSRQANRGTESKKMSSELFTLTYGALVTQLCKDYENDEDVNKQLDKMGYNIGVRLIEDFLARSNVGRCHDFRETADVIAKVAFKMYLGITPSITNWSPAGDEFSLILENNPLVDFVELPDNHSSLIYSNLLCGVLRGALEMIRKLRHTADT, from the exons ATGTCGAGGCAGGCAAACCGTGGCACCGAGAGCAAGAAAATG AGCTCTGAGCTCTTCACCCTGACCTATGGGGCTTTAGTCACCCAGCTGTGCAAGGACTATGAAAATGATGAAGATGTGAATAAACAGCTGGACAAAAT GGGCTATAACATTGGAGTCCGACTGATTGAGGATTTCTTGGCACGGTCAAATGTTGGGAGGTGCCATGACTTTCGAGAAACTGCAGATGTCATTGCCAAG GTGGCCTTCAAGATGTACTTGGGCATCACTCCAAGCATCACCAATTGGAGCCCAGCTGGTGACGAATTCTccctcattttggaaaataatccCTTGGTGGACTTTGTGGAACTTCCTGATAACCACTCATCCCTTATTTATTCCAATCTCTTGTGTGGGGTCTTGCGGGGAGCCTTGGAGATG ataaggaaactgagacacacagCTGATACATAG